Proteins co-encoded in one Arachis hypogaea cultivar Tifrunner chromosome 13, arahy.Tifrunner.gnm2.J5K5, whole genome shotgun sequence genomic window:
- the LOC112735461 gene encoding uncharacterized protein, which yields MNSTTAEDIPSNYALTGEMELELGLKFLNKEAVMLAVKNYNICRSAKFKVVELDHTRTIFDLQTRPYYVGNTLDHNSVMFHQVLWSFPSCVKAFKHCKPLVSVDGTHLYDKYTGTLLMGIAQDGNNNILPIAFALVERENTDAWYFFLTNLRRHVATQLGILLIFDRWEHNVYCVRHIASNSAANFKSKEAKRHLVNAAYSKTQEQAQHYLELISVEDPATSPAMMAWIRGLEPPKWLQHRDEGRRYSHMTMNLSECINSMLKGTRNLPVCAIIKSTYHRLNALFVNKGQQAEAQVACGQIFSQFLQKAILANREGITQMLVTSYDRATSIFTVDEITVVGAQSRFRSYVDDVYQIENVFRVYQMEFSPLLDEESWDPTVSSTEADLLPPTGGDSQNHSVEVQVLGRWVCVVMPDEE from the exons ATGAACTCGACTACCGCGGAGGACATACCGAGCAACTATGCTTTGACCGGTGAAATGGAGCTAGAGCTTGGATTGAAATTCCTGAATAAAGAAGCAGTTATGCTTGCTGTTAAGAACTACAACATCTGTAGAAGTGCAAAATTTAAAGTAGTGGAGTTAGATCATACTCG TACAATTTTTGATCTTCAAACCCGACCATACTACGTTGGCAACACGCTTGACCATAATAGTGTCATGTTTCATCAAGTATTATGGTCATTCCCATCGTGTGTCAAGGCATTCAAGCACTGCAAGCCACTAGTCTCGGTTGACGGAACACACTTGTATGATAAGTACACGGGAACCTTGTTGATGGGAATAGCACAGGATGGAAACAACAACATACTTCCCATAGCTTTCGCGCTTGTGGAAAGGGAGAACACAGATGCGTGGTACTTCTTTCTGACCAACTTAAGGAGACATGTGGCTACTCAACTGGGGATTCTACTTATCTTTGACAG ATGGGAACACAATGTTTATTGTGTCCGACACATTGCGTCTAACTCTGCAGcaaacttcaagagcaaggaAGCCAAAAGGCACCTTGTTAACGCGGCATACTCAAAGACGCAAGAGCAGGCACAACACTACCTTGAGTTAATCAGCGTCGAGGATCCCGCCACCTCCCCGGCAATGATGGCTTGGATTAGAGGGTTAGAGCCACCAAAATGGCTCCAACACCGCGATGAGGGTCGCCGATACAGTCACATGACAATGAATCTTTCTGAGTGTATCAACTCCATGCTCAAGGGGACTCGTAATCTTCCAGTTTGTGCAATTATTAAGTCCACCTACCACCGCCTAAATGCATTGTTTGTCAATAAAGGTCAACAGGCAGAAGCACAGGTTGCATGTGGCCAGATATTTTCACAATTCTTGCAAAAGGCAATACTTGCCAACAGGGAGGGAATCACGCAGATGCTTGTCACATCATACGACAGGGCGACGTCGATATTCACAGTCGATGAGATAACCGTTGTAGGGGCACAGTCCAGATTCAGG TCTTATGTCGACGATGTGTATCAGATTGAAAATGTGTTCCGAGTATATCAGATGGAGTTTTCTCCATTGCTCGACGAGGAG AGCTGGGATCCGACCGTGTCATCGACAGAAGCTGATCTCCTCCCTCCAACAGGGGGTGACTCTCAGAATCATAGCGTCGAAGTGCAAGTTCTAGGTCGGTGGGTGTGTGTGGTGATGCCTGATGAGGAATGA
- the LOC112733666 gene encoding factor of DNA methylation 1: protein MMKSESCEETLMKLRKIIVSLQNEIDKRDHKLFEMECKHSDTLDCLQKLIMRLTEKINYKERCLLEMECKYNEALSMVEKLKNDKDEPREGCCNGILYSDLPQMKDMVVDLNHNMECLKEEHGKITKQLEESKALNELQQKNFIEEIQKLRRELHNQSDVESDEESAGNLNTAITTFQNQLKDKMEYLERVENLNSFLVVKEQEYKQELLDARKESINSLQDMFGSRSQLGIKRLGELDPKPFRDSCSQKYSNEPWQEISAMLCSSWEENLKNSAWHPFKITEVNGVLQKIIDENDEKLKLLRDEHGEVVYKAVTDALMEIEEYNSSGRYTVPEIWNWKEGRRATLKEIIQYIIRQLKTHKRKRKV, encoded by the exons ATGATGAAGAGTGAAAGTTGTGAAGAGACTCTGATGAAGCTGAGAAAGATAATAGTGAGCCTTCAGAATGAAATTGACAAGAGGGATCACAAGCTATTCGAGATGGAGTGTAAACATAGTGACACACTTGATTGTTTGCAAAAACTCATTATGAGGCTTACagagaaaattaattacaaagaAAGATGTCTGCTTGAAATGGAATGCAAGTACAATGAAGCTTTGAGCATGGTTGAGAAGTTGAAGAACGACAAAGATGAGCCCCGTGAGGGATGTTGCAATGGTATTCTATATTCTG atttaccaCAGATGAAGGACATGGTTGTTGATTTGAATCATAACATGGAATGTTTAAAGGAAGAGCATGGGAAGATTACCAAGCAATTGGAGGAGAGTAAGGCCCTAAATGAACTGCAGCAGAAAAATTTTATTGAGGAGATTCAAAAG TTAAGAAGGGAGTTACACAATCAGAGTGATGTAGAAAGTGATGAAGAAAGTGCTGGTAATTTGAACACTGCAATTACAACTTTTCAAAATCAGTTGAAGGACAAAATGGAATATTTGGAGCGTGTGGAAAACCTTAACAGTTTCCTGGTAGTTAAAGAGCAAGAGTATAAGCAAGAACTACTTGATGCTCGTAAAGAATCTATAAAT AGTTTACAAGACATGTTCGGTAGTCGATCTCAACTTGGAATTAAAAGATTGGGAGAATTAGATCCGAAACCTTTTCGAGATTCGTGCTCGCAGAAGTACTCAAATGAACCATGGCAAGAGATATCCGCCATGCTATGTTCATCATGGGAGGAGAATCTGAAGAATTCAGCTTGGCATCCTTTCAAAATAACCGAGGTCAATGGTGTTTTACAG AAGATaatagatgaaaatgatgaaaaGCTGAAATTGCTGAGAGATGAGCATGGTGAAGTGGTATACAAGGCTGTCACAGATGCACTGATGGAAATAGAAGAATACAATTCCAGTGGAAGGTACACTGTGCCAGAAATTTGGAACTGGAAGGAGGGAAGGAGAGCCACACTGAAAGAAATTATCCAATACATTATCAGGCAATTGAAGACTCACAAGCGCAAAAGGAAGGTCTGA
- the LOC112733667 gene encoding protein INVOLVED IN DE NOVO 2 — MAQSSDEDTDISDSEITEYEDKFYEELQNGTHDVKTSDETYTCPFCPKKRKRDYLYKELLQHASGVGQSSSQKRKAREKANHLALVKYLEKDAMAVDVPSKPVDKGKHDVNSDEQFVWPWIGIVVNIPTRRAEDGRCVGASGSKLRDEYKSRGFNPFRVNPLWNFRGHSGTALVEFNKNWPGFDNALAFERAYETDHHGKKDWFAKSEQKSGLYAWVARADDYNANNIIGENLRKMGDVKTISELMEEEARRQDKLVSNLTNIIQVKNKHLQEIEVRCHETTLKMDMAMEEKDKLIQAYNEEIKKIQSSARDHFQRIFSDHEKLKWQLESQKSELELRKVELEKREAHNESERKKLAEEIEENTLRNSSLQMAAIEQQKADEKVLKLAEDQKKQKEELHAKIIQLERQLDMKQKLELEIQQLRGSLSVLKHMEDDDDAEVLKKVDDLHMDLREKEQSLQDIDALNQTLIIKERKSNEELQEARKELVEGLKELPAQGNIRVKRMGQLDGKPFLEFFTRRYNEEEAEERATELCSLWEEYLKDPDWHPFKVITIDGKETEIIKEDDEKLNGLKNEMGEGAYNAVVAALTEINAYNPSGRYIISEIWNYAEGRRATLQEGVEFLIKNWRSQKRKRGG; from the exons ATGGCTCAGAGCTCTGATGAGGATACTGATATAAGTGACTCTGAAATCACTGAATACGAAGATAAATTTTATGAAGAACTGCAAAATGGAACCCATGATGTGAAAACCTCGGATGAGACTTACACTTGCCCGTTCTGCCCTAAAAAGAGGAAACGGGATTATTTGTACAAGGAACTCCTTCAACATGCTTCTGGGGTGGGTCAGAGTAGCTCACAAAAGAGAAAGGCAAGAGAGAAGGCTAATCATTTGGCTTTGGTGAAATATTTGGAGAAGGATGCTATGGCCGTGGATGTTCCATCAAAACCTGTGGACAAAGGCAAACATGACGTTAATTCTGATGAGCAGTTTGTGTGGCCTTGGATTGGAATTGTAGTTAATATTCCTACTAGACGGGCAGAAGATGGACGCTGTGTTGGTGCAAGTGGTTCCAAGCTGAGGGATGAGTACAAAAGCAGGGGTTTTAATCCGTTTAGAGTCAATCCTCTATGGAATTTCCGGGGTCACTCTGGAACTGCTCTTGTGGAGTTCAATAAAAACTGGCCAGGGTTTGATAATGCGTTGGCATTTGAAAGGGCATATGAAACAGATCATCATGGGAAAAAAGATTGGTTTGCTAAGTCTGAGCAGAAGTCTGGTCTTTATGCATGGGTAGCCCGAGCAGATGATTATAACGCCAACAATATCATTGGGGAAAATCTGCGAAAGATGGGGGATGTCAAAACCATATCTGAACTGATGGAGGAAGAAGCTCGAAGGCAGGATAAACTTGTGTCCAATTTGACTAACATTATTCAGGTCAAGAACAAACACTTACAAGAGATAGAAGTAAGATGCCATGAGACAACGCTCAAAATGGACATGGCAATGGAGGAAAAAGATAAGCTCATTCAAGCTTATAATGAAG AGATAAAGAAGATACAATCAAGTGCAAGGGATCACTTTCAGAGGATCTTTAGTGATCACGAAAAGCTTAAGTGGCAACTAGAATCTCAGAAAAGTGAGCTGGAGTTGCGAAAAGTCGAACTGGAAAAGCGTGAGGCGCATAATGAAAGTGAAAGAAAGAAGTTAGCAGAAGAGATTGAGGAG AATACATTGAGAAATAGCTCTCTTCAGATGGCTGCTATAGAACAACAGAAAGCTGATGAAAAAGTGTTGAAATTGGCTGAAGACCAAAAG AAGCAAAAAGAAGAACTCCATGCTAAAATCATTCAGCTTGAAAGACAATTGGATATGAAACAAAAGCTTGAATTGGAGATTCAGCAACTTAGAGGATCATTAAGTGTGTTGAAGCACatggaagatgatgatgatgcagaAGTTTTGAAGAAAGTAGATGATTTACATATGGATTTAAGAGAAAAGGAACAATCACTTCAAGACATAGATGCATTGAACCAAACACTAATCATTAAAGAGCGTAAGAGTAATGAGGAGTTGCAAGAAGCTCGAAAAGAATTGGTGGAG GGCCTTAAAGAGCTACCAGCTCAGGGCAATATTCGTGTAAAGAGAATGGGACAACTTGACGGTAAACCATTCCTTGAATTTTTTACGAGAAGATACAATGAGGAAGAGGCTGAAGAGAGGGCTACAGAACTCTGTTCGTTGTGGGAAGAGTATTTGAAGGACCCAGATTGGCATCCATTCAAAGTTATCACAATTGATGGGAAAGAAACG GAAATTataaaagaagatgatgaaaagcTGAATGGACTGAAAAATGAGATGGGTGAAGGAGCATACAATGCAGTGGTGGCAGCTTTGACTGAGATAAATGCATATAATCCTAGTGGGCGTTACATAATCTCAGAAATATGGAACTATGCAGAGGGAAGGAGAGCAACTTTACAAGAAGGAGTAGAATTTCTGATAAAAAACTGGAGATCACAAAAACGAAAGCGAGGAGGATGA
- the LOC112733670 gene encoding receptor-like cytoplasmic kinase 176 isoform X1, translated as MGNCFSARIKAESPPRDEEKVLSGISSKVSSRSMLMSPLTEGEILLSTNLKNFSFIELRTATRNFRPDSLVGEGGFGSVFKGWIDEHTLEPTKPGTGLVIAVKRLNQESTQGHTEWLTEINYLGQLDHPNLVKLIGYSLEDDHRILVYEFLTKGSLDNHLFRRASYVRPLSWNIRMNIALDAAKGLAFLHSDQVDVIYRDLKTSNILLDSSYHAKLSDFGLAKDGPVGDKSHVSTRIMGTFGYAAPEYIATGHLTKKSDVYSFGVVLLEIIAGKRALDKNRPTGEHNLVDWAKPLLVSKRKISQVMDSRLDSQYPLREAMKVAVLAIKCLSAEPKFRPTMDEVVRSLEQLKDSEDTTTTSGVDKSPDQTVKTNGNTARSSRVSSKQHRRSNNESLNGEGSSNNQTPSASPLHT; from the exons ATGGGTAACTGTTTTAGTGCCAGGATCAAAGCTGAGAGCCCTCCACGCGATG AAGAGAAGGTTTTGAGTGGTATAAGCAGCAAGGTATCATCTCGTTCCATGCTTATGTCTCCTCTGACAGAGGGCGAGATTCTGCTATCCACCAATTTAAAGAACTTCAGCTTCATTGAACTAAGAACCGCCACAAGGAACTTTCGTCCGGATAGTCTGGTTGGTGAAGGTGGCTTTGGCTCTGTATTTAAGGGGTGGATCGACGAGCACACTCTTGAACCCACAAAACCGGGCACCGGACTCGTCATTGCGGTGAAGAGGCTAAATCAAGAGAGCACACAGGGACATACTGAATGGCTG acagaaatCAACTACTTGGGTCAGCTGGATCATCCTAATCTTGTGAAACTCATAGGTTACAGCTTAGAAGATGATCACCGGATTTTGGTGTATGAGTTTTTGACTAAAGGCAGTTTAGATAACCATTTGTTTAGGA GAGCTTCTTATGTTCGCCCGCTTTCTTGGAACATACGCATGAATATCGCTCTTGATGCAGCTAAGGGCCTTGCGTTTCTTCACAGCGACCAAGTAGATGTAATATACCGAGACTTGAAGACTTCTAACATCTTGCTTGATTCG AGTTATCATGCAAAACTCTCTGATTTTGGATTGGCAAAGGATGGACCAGTAGGTGACAAGAGCCATGTCTCTACCAGGATAATGGGAACATTTGGCTATGCAGCTCCTGAATACATAGCCACAG GTCATTTAACGAAGAAGAGTGATGTATACAGTTTTGGCGTTGTACTGCTGGAAATCATAGCGGGGAAACGCGCATTAGATAAGAACAGACCAACAGGGGAGCATAATTTGGTTGATTGGGCCAAGCCTTTGCTCGTCAGCAAAAGAAAAATCTCACAAGTCATGGATTCCCGTTTGGACAGTCAATATCCTTTGCGCGAAGCCATGAAAGTTGCAGTTCTTGCAATCAAATGCCTCTCTGCTGAACCCAAATTCAGGCCTACCATGGATGAGGTTGTAAGATCCTTGGAGCAACTCAAGGATTCTGaagacacaacaacaacaagtgGAGTGGACAAATCTCCAGATCAAACAGTTAAAACGAATGGTAATACTGCAAGATCTAGTAGAGTTAGTTCAAAACAACATAGAAGAAGTAACAATGAATCTTTAAATGGAGAAGGTAGTTCTAATAATCAGACACCATCAGCTTCTCCTCTTCACACTTAG
- the LOC112733670 gene encoding receptor-like cytoplasmic kinase 176 isoform X2 → MGNCFSARIKAESPPRDEKVLSGISSKVSSRSMLMSPLTEGEILLSTNLKNFSFIELRTATRNFRPDSLVGEGGFGSVFKGWIDEHTLEPTKPGTGLVIAVKRLNQESTQGHTEWLTEINYLGQLDHPNLVKLIGYSLEDDHRILVYEFLTKGSLDNHLFRRASYVRPLSWNIRMNIALDAAKGLAFLHSDQVDVIYRDLKTSNILLDSSYHAKLSDFGLAKDGPVGDKSHVSTRIMGTFGYAAPEYIATGHLTKKSDVYSFGVVLLEIIAGKRALDKNRPTGEHNLVDWAKPLLVSKRKISQVMDSRLDSQYPLREAMKVAVLAIKCLSAEPKFRPTMDEVVRSLEQLKDSEDTTTTSGVDKSPDQTVKTNGNTARSSRVSSKQHRRSNNESLNGEGSSNNQTPSASPLHT, encoded by the exons ATGGGTAACTGTTTTAGTGCCAGGATCAAAGCTGAGAGCCCTCCACGCGATG AGAAGGTTTTGAGTGGTATAAGCAGCAAGGTATCATCTCGTTCCATGCTTATGTCTCCTCTGACAGAGGGCGAGATTCTGCTATCCACCAATTTAAAGAACTTCAGCTTCATTGAACTAAGAACCGCCACAAGGAACTTTCGTCCGGATAGTCTGGTTGGTGAAGGTGGCTTTGGCTCTGTATTTAAGGGGTGGATCGACGAGCACACTCTTGAACCCACAAAACCGGGCACCGGACTCGTCATTGCGGTGAAGAGGCTAAATCAAGAGAGCACACAGGGACATACTGAATGGCTG acagaaatCAACTACTTGGGTCAGCTGGATCATCCTAATCTTGTGAAACTCATAGGTTACAGCTTAGAAGATGATCACCGGATTTTGGTGTATGAGTTTTTGACTAAAGGCAGTTTAGATAACCATTTGTTTAGGA GAGCTTCTTATGTTCGCCCGCTTTCTTGGAACATACGCATGAATATCGCTCTTGATGCAGCTAAGGGCCTTGCGTTTCTTCACAGCGACCAAGTAGATGTAATATACCGAGACTTGAAGACTTCTAACATCTTGCTTGATTCG AGTTATCATGCAAAACTCTCTGATTTTGGATTGGCAAAGGATGGACCAGTAGGTGACAAGAGCCATGTCTCTACCAGGATAATGGGAACATTTGGCTATGCAGCTCCTGAATACATAGCCACAG GTCATTTAACGAAGAAGAGTGATGTATACAGTTTTGGCGTTGTACTGCTGGAAATCATAGCGGGGAAACGCGCATTAGATAAGAACAGACCAACAGGGGAGCATAATTTGGTTGATTGGGCCAAGCCTTTGCTCGTCAGCAAAAGAAAAATCTCACAAGTCATGGATTCCCGTTTGGACAGTCAATATCCTTTGCGCGAAGCCATGAAAGTTGCAGTTCTTGCAATCAAATGCCTCTCTGCTGAACCCAAATTCAGGCCTACCATGGATGAGGTTGTAAGATCCTTGGAGCAACTCAAGGATTCTGaagacacaacaacaacaagtgGAGTGGACAAATCTCCAGATCAAACAGTTAAAACGAATGGTAATACTGCAAGATCTAGTAGAGTTAGTTCAAAACAACATAGAAGAAGTAACAATGAATCTTTAAATGGAGAAGGTAGTTCTAATAATCAGACACCATCAGCTTCTCCTCTTCACACTTAG